One window of Salegentibacter sp. Hel_I_6 genomic DNA carries:
- the asnB gene encoding asparagine synthase B: MCGILAVIGKRLSEEKISGLSKRMLHRGPDESDVHVTEEGYVLSHERLSIVDLETGKQPIQGTSTAWMVHNGEIYNHQALRINELKDHSFRTTGDSEVIVHLYEEYGVDFLDKLDGVFSFVVVDGKDFIAARDPIGVKPLYYGTDDEGSIWFASEMKALVDQCSSLAAFPPGHYYTPETGFVEYYTPDWFDYRKATEKLDLTKLRESLIEATRKRLMADVPLGVLLSGGLDSSLTSSIAARLMKDSGQKLHSFSIGLDESAPDLIAARKVAEFLGTEHSEIHFTVEEGIDILKKLVWHLETYDVTSIRASTPMYFLSKAIAEKGVKVVLSGEGADEIFGGYLYFKNAPSADDFQKETIRRVQRLATADCLRADKSTMAHGLEARVPFLDKAFLKTAMETEAVHKLPKTYDGVEKYILRKAFDTPQQPFLPEEVLWRQKEQFSDGVGYSWIDELIAYASARVSDEQMASASEKYPYNTPATKEAYFYREIFHSHFPQENAAKTVKRWIPKWQEDLDPSGRANTSHVATNAKKELEELVGI; encoded by the coding sequence ATGTGTGGAATTTTAGCAGTAATCGGGAAACGATTATCAGAAGAAAAGATTAGCGGGCTATCAAAAAGAATGTTGCATCGCGGTCCAGACGAAAGTGATGTGCACGTAACCGAAGAAGGTTATGTATTAAGTCACGAAAGATTGTCTATTGTAGATCTTGAAACCGGAAAACAACCTATCCAGGGTACTTCAACTGCCTGGATGGTTCACAACGGAGAGATCTATAACCACCAGGCTTTGCGAATTAATGAATTAAAAGATCATTCCTTTAGAACTACAGGAGATTCAGAAGTAATCGTTCATTTATATGAAGAATATGGGGTTGATTTCCTTGATAAATTAGACGGAGTATTCTCTTTTGTGGTGGTAGATGGGAAAGATTTTATCGCAGCAAGAGATCCAATTGGGGTGAAACCACTTTATTATGGAACCGATGATGAAGGTTCTATTTGGTTTGCCAGTGAAATGAAAGCTTTAGTAGATCAGTGTAGTAGTTTAGCAGCATTTCCTCCGGGGCACTATTACACCCCGGAAACTGGTTTTGTAGAATATTACACTCCAGATTGGTTTGATTATAGAAAAGCAACAGAAAAATTAGACCTTACTAAATTAAGAGAAAGTCTTATTGAAGCAACCCGAAAAAGACTGATGGCAGATGTGCCTCTTGGAGTTTTGTTAAGTGGAGGTTTAGATTCTTCTTTAACTTCTTCTATTGCCGCTAGATTGATGAAAGACAGTGGTCAAAAATTACATTCGTTCTCAATTGGTCTAGACGAAAGTGCACCAGATCTTATTGCCGCCAGAAAAGTTGCTGAGTTTCTTGGAACCGAACATTCTGAAATACATTTTACCGTTGAAGAAGGAATTGATATTCTTAAGAAACTGGTATGGCATTTAGAAACTTACGATGTAACATCAATAAGAGCAAGTACGCCTATGTATTTCCTTTCAAAAGCAATTGCTGAAAAAGGCGTAAAAGTAGTTTTAAGCGGGGAAGGAGCCGATGAGATCTTTGGAGGCTACTTATACTTTAAAAACGCACCTTCGGCTGATGATTTCCAAAAAGAAACCATTAGAAGAGTACAAAGACTTGCTACTGCGGATTGCCTTAGAGCAGATAAATCTACAATGGCTCACGGTCTTGAGGCAAGGGTACCATTCTTAGATAAAGCATTCTTAAAAACTGCCATGGAAACTGAGGCAGTTCATAAACTACCAAAAACTTATGATGGAGTTGAAAAATATATTCTAAGAAAAGCCTTTGATACTCCACAGCAGCCATTTCTGCCGGAAGAGGTTTTATGGAGACAAAAAGAGCAATTTAGTGATGGGGTAGGTTATAGCTGGATAGATGAGTTAATTGCTTATGCATCAGCCAGGGTTAGTGATGAGCAAATGGCATCAGCTTCAGAGAAGTATCCATACAACACACCGGCTACCAAAGAAGCATATTTTTATAGAGAGATATTCCACAGTCATTTCCCACAGGAAAACGCTGCGAAAACCGTAAAAAGATGGATTCCGAAATGGCAGGAAGACCTTGATCCAAGTGGAAGAGCAAATACTTCTCACGTTGCTACAAACGCCAAAAAAGAACTTGAAGAATTAGTAGGAATTTAG
- a CDS encoding DUF6588 family protein has protein sequence MKIQYLVLILCVSFVSKSFAQDDLQKFANEMLYIADEFAGPAAEGAAYQAGAGWFTSATALKPWKVEVSFHGNALFVPSNKQTYTISNNDLAGVHANGGPILSLRGEGSNAVVPTAFGGETDVFFEGSLLGQSFEFQALEGVDKGVVAYPFVQATVGLPYETEFAARFLPQFTVDGVAVTTYGAGLKHNFSQYFKFNNEDDFQAAAIIAFSKFNVEYEFSPVTIPNIVNLNLVDVNANLWMASVMGSKKYGDSFEVFGALGATNSSFNYAMGGNGVALSPINTALRGLDQTQAQIKADLGFNIYFNRFKISTMATAGKFFHLNLGLHFRI, from the coding sequence TTGAAAATTCAATACTTAGTTTTGATACTTTGTGTATCATTTGTTTCTAAATCTTTTGCACAAGATGATCTCCAGAAATTTGCAAACGAAATGCTTTACATCGCCGATGAATTCGCTGGCCCTGCAGCAGAAGGCGCAGCATACCAGGCCGGTGCCGGTTGGTTTACTTCGGCCACGGCATTAAAACCATGGAAAGTAGAAGTTTCATTTCATGGAAATGCATTATTCGTGCCTTCCAATAAACAAACTTATACTATTTCGAATAATGATCTTGCCGGGGTACACGCTAACGGTGGTCCTATTTTAAGTCTTAGAGGAGAAGGAAGTAACGCCGTGGTTCCTACTGCTTTTGGTGGGGAAACAGATGTTTTCTTTGAGGGTAGTCTTTTAGGACAATCTTTTGAATTCCAGGCCCTGGAAGGAGTTGATAAAGGTGTAGTAGCTTATCCTTTTGTTCAGGCTACTGTGGGTTTACCTTATGAAACTGAATTTGCTGCCAGGTTTTTGCCTCAATTCACCGTAGATGGTGTAGCGGTAACTACATACGGAGCAGGATTAAAGCATAATTTCTCACAATATTTTAAATTTAATAACGAAGATGATTTTCAGGCCGCTGCAATAATTGCATTTAGTAAATTTAATGTAGAGTACGAATTTTCGCCAGTGACTATTCCTAATATTGTAAATTTAAACCTGGTAGATGTGAATGCCAATCTTTGGATGGCCTCTGTAATGGGTTCTAAGAAATATGGAGATAGTTTTGAAGTATTTGGAGCTTTAGGAGCTACAAATTCTAGTTTTAACTATGCTATGGGAGGTAATGGTGTGGCTCTATCGCCAATTAATACAGCTCTTAGAGGACTGGATCAAACTCAGGCGCAGATAAAAGCCGATCTTGGTTTTAATATTTATTTCAATAGATTTAAAATTAGTACCATGGCGACTGCAGGCAAGTTTTTTCATCTAAACTTGGGCTTACACTTTAGAATTTAA
- a CDS encoding DUF192 domain-containing protein yields the protein MIRRSIILSAVLAASLLSSCKDDNTTEDPIETEEIAFTKEGEAILLKPNGDTIQQIDIEIADNAYERQTGLMYRNSMEDDQGMLFIYENEAPRAFYMKNTYIPLDIIYFAADSTAVSFQKNAQPQDETSLPSEAPAQFILEINAGLADDWNIEVGDKIDFERVD from the coding sequence ATGATACGTAGATCCATTATTTTATCGGCTGTTTTAGCGGCTTCTCTCTTATCTTCCTGTAAAGATGATAATACTACCGAAGACCCTATAGAGACTGAAGAAATTGCTTTTACCAAAGAAGGAGAAGCGATCTTGTTAAAACCTAATGGAGATACCATACAGCAAATTGATATTGAAATTGCCGATAATGCTTATGAACGGCAAACCGGACTTATGTACCGCAATAGTATGGAAGACGACCAGGGAATGCTTTTTATTTATGAAAACGAAGCGCCCAGGGCTTTCTATATGAAAAATACTTATATTCCCTTAGACATTATTTATTTCGCTGCAGACAGCACCGCAGTGAGCTTTCAGAAGAACGCTCAGCCGCAAGATGAAACTTCTTTACCCTCTGAAGCACCGGCTCAATTTATACTTGAAATAAATGCCGGCCTTGCTGACGACTGGAATATTGAAGTTGGCGATAAAATAGATTTTGAGCGGGTAGATTAG
- a CDS encoding 7-carboxy-7-deazaguanine synthase QueE has product MITEETKALVDDGIMLPLMEEFYTIQGEGFHKGTAAYFIRIGGCDVGCHWCDVKESWDPSIHPPTHIGEIVEKAVANSKTIVITGGEPLTWDMTRLTGALKAKGCDIHIETSGAYKLTGHWDWICLSPKKIKLPTEEIYPLAHELKVIVFNKHDFLFAEEQAAKVSENCILYLQPEWSNRDKMMPLIVDYVMKKPKWKVSLQTHKYLNIP; this is encoded by the coding sequence ATGATTACAGAAGAGACAAAGGCATTGGTAGACGATGGGATAATGCTTCCTTTAATGGAAGAATTTTACACCATTCAGGGGGAAGGATTTCATAAAGGAACGGCTGCGTATTTTATTAGAATTGGAGGTTGCGATGTAGGATGCCATTGGTGTGATGTAAAAGAAAGCTGGGATCCATCAATTCATCCACCAACTCATATTGGGGAGATTGTAGAGAAAGCAGTAGCGAACAGTAAGACTATTGTGATTACAGGCGGAGAACCTTTAACATGGGATATGACACGCCTTACCGGCGCTTTAAAAGCAAAAGGATGTGATATTCATATAGAAACTTCTGGAGCTTATAAACTTACCGGGCATTGGGATTGGATTTGTTTATCGCCTAAAAAGATAAAATTACCAACCGAAGAAATTTATCCGCTGGCACACGAGTTAAAAGTGATTGTTTTTAATAAGCACGACTTTCTATTTGCCGAAGAACAGGCAGCTAAGGTTAGTGAGAACTGCATATTATACCTTCAGCCAGAATGGAGTAATCGTGATAAAATGATGCCGCTTATAGTAGATTATGTAATGAAAAAACCAAAGTGGAAAGTTTCTTTACAAACTCACAAGTATCTCAATATCCCATAA
- the gyrB gene encoding DNA topoisomerase (ATP-hydrolyzing) subunit B encodes MSEEPKKQSYSADSIQALEGMEHVRLRPSMYIGDTGVRGLHHLVYEVVDNSIDEAMAGHCDTIKVTINEDGSVTTEDNGRGIPVDLHKKEGVSALEVVMTKIGAGGKFDKDSYKVSGGLHGVGVSCVNALSSTLKATVYRDNKIWEQEYEKGKPMYPVKPAGETELNGTVITFKPDPSIFQQSVDYSYETLSSRMRELAYLNKGIQITLTDKREVNKEGEYLSERFHSEEGLKEFIKFLDGNREPIIADVIAMEGEKNDIPVEVAMVYNTSFSENLHSYVNNINTHEGGTHLSGFRRGLTTTLKKYADASGMLDKLKFEIVGDDFREGLTAIISVKVAEPQFEGQTKTKLGNREVTSAVSQAVSEMLENYLEENPNDAKTIIQKVILAAQARNAAKKARDMVQRKTAMSIGGLPGKLSDCSEQDPTQSEVFLVEGDSAGGTAKQGRDRKFQAILPLRGKILNVEKAMTHRVFDNEEIKNIYTALGVTIGTEEDSKALNTDKLRYHKVVIMCDADVDGSHIETLILTFFYRYMKELIEGGHIYIATPPLYLVKKGSRKRYAWSEEERDEIADSYSGGVQIQRYKGLGEMNAEQLWDTTMDPERRKLRQVKIDNSGEADRIFSMLMGDEVPPRREFIEKNAKYANIDA; translated from the coding sequence ATGAGCGAAGAACCCAAAAAACAAAGTTATTCCGCCGATAGTATTCAGGCTTTAGAAGGAATGGAGCACGTGCGCCTTAGGCCTTCAATGTATATTGGGGATACCGGCGTTAGAGGTTTGCACCATTTGGTGTATGAGGTGGTAGATAACTCTATAGATGAGGCTATGGCCGGCCATTGTGATACTATTAAAGTTACCATAAATGAAGATGGGTCGGTAACTACCGAAGATAACGGAAGAGGAATTCCCGTAGATCTTCACAAAAAAGAAGGTGTTTCTGCCCTGGAGGTGGTAATGACCAAAATTGGTGCCGGTGGTAAATTCGATAAAGATTCTTATAAAGTTTCTGGTGGACTTCACGGGGTTGGGGTAAGTTGTGTGAATGCACTTTCTTCTACGCTTAAAGCCACGGTTTACAGAGATAACAAGATTTGGGAGCAGGAATATGAAAAAGGAAAACCGATGTATCCGGTTAAACCTGCTGGTGAAACCGAACTAAATGGTACCGTGATTACCTTTAAACCAGATCCGAGTATTTTTCAGCAAAGTGTAGATTACAGCTACGAAACTTTGTCTAGCAGAATGCGTGAGTTGGCTTATTTGAACAAAGGAATTCAAATTACACTTACCGATAAGCGTGAGGTTAATAAAGAAGGTGAATATCTTTCAGAAAGATTTCATTCTGAAGAAGGCTTAAAAGAATTTATAAAATTCCTTGATGGAAATCGTGAGCCAATTATCGCTGATGTAATCGCGATGGAAGGCGAAAAGAATGATATTCCGGTTGAGGTAGCGATGGTTTATAATACCTCGTTTAGTGAGAACCTGCATTCTTATGTTAATAATATAAACACCCACGAAGGAGGAACACACTTATCTGGTTTTAGACGTGGTTTAACTACCACGCTTAAAAAATATGCCGATGCTTCGGGTATGCTGGATAAATTGAAATTTGAGATCGTTGGAGATGATTTCCGTGAAGGATTAACCGCGATTATTTCAGTAAAAGTTGCAGAACCTCAATTTGAAGGTCAAACAAAAACAAAATTAGGTAACAGGGAAGTGACTTCGGCTGTTTCTCAGGCAGTTTCAGAAATGCTTGAAAATTACCTGGAAGAAAACCCGAATGATGCAAAAACCATTATTCAAAAGGTAATTCTTGCAGCCCAGGCCAGGAATGCGGCTAAGAAGGCCCGTGACATGGTTCAGCGTAAAACGGCAATGAGTATTGGCGGTTTGCCCGGGAAATTATCTGACTGTTCCGAGCAGGATCCTACCCAAAGTGAAGTGTTTCTTGTAGAGGGTGACTCTGCAGGTGGTACTGCCAAACAAGGGCGGGATCGAAAGTTTCAGGCTATTCTTCCGTTAAGAGGTAAAATTCTGAATGTTGAAAAAGCGATGACGCATCGTGTTTTCGATAATGAAGAAATAAAAAATATTTATACCGCGCTTGGGGTTACCATAGGGACTGAAGAAGACAGTAAAGCTTTAAATACCGATAAATTAAGATATCATAAAGTAGTGATTATGTGTGATGCCGATGTAGATGGTAGTCACATTGAAACACTTATTTTAACCTTTTTCTATAGGTATATGAAGGAATTGATTGAAGGAGGGCACATTTATATCGCCACTCCTCCTTTGTATTTAGTGAAAAAAGGTAGCAGAAAGCGTTATGCCTGGAGCGAGGAAGAGCGCGATGAAATTGCCGATAGTTATAGCGGTGGAGTTCAGATTCAACGATACAAAGGTTTGGGGGAGATGAATGCCGAGCAACTTTGGGATACCACAATGGATCCTGAAAGGCGTAAGTTAAGACAGGTGAAAATTGATAATAGTGGTGAAGCCGATAGAATTTTCTCTATGTTAATGGGAGATGAGGTGCCACCAAGACGTGAATTTATTGAGAAAAATGCTAAGTATGCTAATATTGATGCTTAA
- a CDS encoding type II toxin-antitoxin system RelE/ParE family toxin, whose product MSKYRLSNVAKEDLIRIHQFGVKRFGVTQADSYFERFFEYFELIAEQPFSFEAVDFIKPGYRRCVCGVDSIYYRVENDFVEIMAIIGKQDLSNI is encoded by the coding sequence ATGAGTAAATACAGATTAAGTAATGTTGCTAAAGAAGATTTAATTAGAATTCATCAATTTGGAGTAAAAAGGTTTGGAGTTACTCAGGCAGATAGCTATTTCGAAAGATTTTTTGAGTATTTTGAATTAATCGCAGAACAACCTTTCTCCTTCGAAGCAGTTGATTTCATAAAACCTGGATATAGAAGATGTGTATGTGGCGTTGATAGTATCTATTATCGTGTAGAAAACGATTTTGTAGAAATTATGGCAATAATCGGAAAACAAGATTTAAGCAATATCTAA
- the mdh gene encoding malate dehydrogenase: protein MKVTIVGAGAVGASCAEYVAIKDFASEVVLLDIKEGVAEGKAMDLMQTATLNSFDTKITGTTNDYSKTAGSDVAVITSGIPRKPGMTREELIGINAGIVKEVSSNLIKHSPNVTLIVVSNPMDTMTYLVHKTTGLPKNKIIGMGGALDSARFKFRLSEALECPPSDVDGMVIGGHSDTGMVPLTRLATRNSVPVSAFLSEDRLNQVSEDTKVGGATLTKLLGTSAWYAPGAAVSALVQAIACDQKKMFPCSAMLEGEYGLNDICIGVPAILGKDGLEKIVEIELDDKESNKIKESAEGVKKTNALLEL from the coding sequence ATGAAAGTTACTATAGTAGGAGCAGGTGCCGTTGGGGCCAGTTGTGCTGAATATGTTGCCATTAAAGATTTTGCTTCAGAAGTTGTTCTTCTCGATATTAAAGAAGGAGTAGCCGAAGGGAAAGCAATGGACTTAATGCAAACTGCAACCCTGAACAGTTTTGATACTAAAATTACAGGAACAACAAACGATTATTCTAAAACTGCAGGCAGTGATGTAGCAGTTATAACCAGTGGTATTCCTCGTAAACCGGGAATGACACGTGAAGAGTTAATTGGGATAAACGCCGGGATTGTAAAAGAAGTTTCTTCAAACCTAATTAAGCATTCTCCAAATGTAACCTTGATCGTAGTAAGTAATCCTATGGATACTATGACTTACCTTGTGCATAAAACTACCGGTCTTCCAAAGAATAAGATTATTGGAATGGGTGGAGCTTTAGATAGCGCTCGTTTTAAGTTTAGATTGAGTGAGGCTTTAGAATGTCCGCCATCAGATGTTGATGGGATGGTAATTGGAGGCCATAGTGATACCGGGATGGTGCCGTTAACAAGATTGGCTACAAGAAACTCAGTTCCTGTTTCAGCATTTTTATCTGAAGATCGTTTAAACCAAGTGTCAGAAGATACTAAAGTTGGGGGAGCAACACTTACTAAGTTGTTAGGAACCAGTGCCTGGTATGCGCCTGGTGCAGCAGTATCTGCTTTAGTTCAGGCAATTGCTTGCGATCAGAAAAAAATGTTCCCTTGTTCAGCAATGCTGGAAGGTGAGTATGGATTAAATGATATTTGTATTGGAGTACCTGCGATTTTAGGCAAAGATGGATTGGAAAAAATTGTAGAAATAGAACTTGATGATAAAGAGTCTAATAAGATTAAAGAAAGTGCTGAAGGAGTTAAGAAAACCAACGCTCTTTTAGAACTATAA
- the secDF gene encoding protein translocase subunit SecDF: protein MQNKGLIKVFAILFGLVCIYQLSFTFITNSVESEAEDFATQRISENVENYSALRDVEEQRYLDSVANNEIIAGITYSDAKDKELNKGLDLKGGINVILQISVKDILAGLANNTDDPAFNQALAEASEASKDSQDDYIDLFFAAYNDIPDAKLASPDVFANKTLSDEITFDMSNGDVETVIRRKVDESITSAFEVLRKRIDKFGVTQPNIQRLGNSGRILVELPGAKDINRVQGLLQSTAQLEFWHVYKNTELGNFLAQANNVLKNVVDKESEQAETQTDTTATESSSDIDDLLAESEDTTDVATGNNPLFELIEGPGFQGGPVIAYFSVQDTAKVNNYLEMSQVRSLLPADQRYAKFAWGIPEDEEGIVGLYAIKGNRNMEPPLSGDVITDAQQTYDQMGRVAVSMQMDGRGAKAWEEMTGQASAQQTNIAIVLDNTVYSAPGVSTGAISGGRSEISGDFSITEGQDLANVLRAGKLPASADIIQSEIVGPSLGQEAIDSGIWSFGIALIFVLIWMIFYYGKAGLFADVALAVNILFIFGILAGLGAVLTLPGIAGIVLTIGISVDANVLIFERIREELAKGKVQKDAIKDGFSNALSSILDANITTGLTGFILLILGTGPIKGFATTLLIGIATSLFTAIFITRLFIDGYGKNGKSLDFSTGATKNLFRNVKIDWLGKRKVAYVISGILIILSVGSLLVQGLNEGVDFLGGRTYTVRFDKDVNPTDVEQDLIAEFGSAEAKTFGPNNQLKITTKYKVDEESTEVDNEIQESMFEALQSYLPADLSYDEFTAGGAGQDIGIMSSMKVGPTIADDIKNDSFWAILGSLIVIFLYILLRFRKWQFSIGAVAAVAHDVIIVLGIFSLLYKVMPFSMEINQAFIAAILTVIGYSLNDTVVVFDRIREFVNEHTTWPLGRTVNSALDSTISRTLNTSLTTLIVLLAIFIFGGESIRGFMFALIIGVIVGTYSSLFIATPVMFDSVTDKSKIEKKKKLEEDSEATTA, encoded by the coding sequence ATGCAGAACAAAGGACTGATTAAGGTTTTTGCAATTTTATTTGGACTGGTATGTATATATCAGTTGTCTTTTACTTTTATTACGAATAGTGTAGAAAGTGAAGCTGAAGATTTTGCCACGCAAAGAATTAGCGAAAATGTAGAGAATTATTCAGCATTGAGAGATGTTGAGGAGCAAAGATATCTTGATTCGGTAGCGAACAATGAGATTATTGCCGGGATTACTTACAGTGACGCCAAAGACAAGGAACTAAATAAAGGGCTTGACCTTAAAGGAGGAATTAACGTAATCCTTCAAATTTCGGTTAAAGATATTCTAGCCGGTCTTGCTAATAATACAGATGATCCTGCTTTTAATCAGGCTTTAGCTGAAGCCAGTGAAGCTTCAAAAGATAGCCAGGATGATTATATTGATCTTTTCTTTGCTGCTTATAACGACATCCCAGACGCAAAACTTGCCTCGCCAGATGTTTTTGCCAATAAGACTTTGAGCGACGAGATTACTTTTGATATGTCTAATGGTGACGTTGAAACCGTAATTAGAAGAAAGGTTGATGAGTCTATTACTTCAGCTTTTGAAGTACTAAGAAAACGTATTGATAAATTCGGGGTAACCCAACCAAATATTCAGCGATTAGGGAATTCAGGGAGAATACTTGTAGAATTACCCGGTGCTAAAGATATTAATCGTGTACAAGGTTTACTGCAAAGTACTGCACAGCTTGAATTCTGGCACGTATATAAAAACACTGAATTAGGTAATTTCCTTGCTCAGGCTAATAATGTTCTTAAGAATGTTGTAGATAAAGAAAGCGAGCAAGCAGAAACTCAAACCGATACTACCGCTACAGAATCTAGTAGCGATATAGATGACTTACTTGCCGAAAGTGAAGATACCACAGATGTAGCTACAGGAAACAACCCTTTATTTGAATTAATTGAAGGTCCTGGATTCCAGGGAGGTCCTGTTATTGCTTATTTCTCTGTTCAGGATACGGCAAAAGTGAACAATTATCTTGAAATGTCTCAGGTGAGATCTTTACTTCCTGCAGATCAACGTTACGCTAAATTTGCCTGGGGAATTCCAGAGGATGAAGAAGGAATTGTTGGTTTATATGCAATAAAAGGTAACCGTAATATGGAACCACCACTTAGTGGTGATGTAATTACAGATGCCCAGCAAACTTACGATCAAATGGGTCGTGTTGCAGTTTCTATGCAAATGGATGGAAGAGGAGCTAAAGCCTGGGAAGAAATGACAGGGCAGGCTTCTGCACAACAAACTAACATAGCTATTGTTTTAGACAATACAGTATATTCTGCCCCAGGTGTTTCGACCGGCGCTATTTCAGGTGGAAGAAGTGAAATTAGTGGTGATTTTAGTATTACCGAAGGTCAGGATTTAGCAAACGTTCTTAGAGCGGGTAAACTTCCTGCTTCCGCAGATATTATTCAGAGTGAAATTGTTGGGCCAAGCTTAGGTCAGGAAGCTATAGATAGTGGAATTTGGTCTTTCGGGATTGCGCTTATTTTTGTATTAATCTGGATGATTTTTTATTATGGTAAGGCCGGTCTTTTTGCCGATGTTGCCCTTGCAGTAAACATTCTATTTATCTTCGGAATTCTAGCCGGTTTAGGGGCTGTGTTAACTTTGCCTGGTATTGCCGGTATTGTATTAACAATTGGTATCTCGGTAGATGCGAACGTACTTATCTTTGAAAGAATTCGAGAGGAACTTGCTAAAGGGAAAGTACAGAAAGATGCCATAAAAGACGGATTTAGTAACGCACTTTCTTCAATTTTAGATGCGAATATTACAACCGGTTTAACTGGTTTTATCTTATTAATTTTAGGTACAGGACCAATTAAAGGTTTTGCCACTACATTATTAATAGGTATCGCAACTTCGTTATTTACTGCGATTTTTATTACCAGATTGTTTATTGATGGTTATGGTAAAAATGGAAAATCTCTTGATTTCTCCACAGGTGCAACTAAAAACCTTTTCAGAAATGTGAAAATTGACTGGCTAGGAAAACGTAAAGTAGCTTATGTGATTTCCGGGATATTGATCATTCTTAGTGTGGGATCTTTATTAGTACAGGGATTAAACGAAGGAGTTGATTTTCTAGGAGGAAGAACTTATACAGTGCGTTTTGATAAAGACGTAAACCCAACAGATGTTGAACAGGATCTTATTGCTGAATTTGGTAGTGCCGAAGCGAAAACTTTTGGGCCAAATAATCAGCTTAAAATAACTACCAAATATAAAGTTGACGAAGAAAGCACTGAGGTAGATAACGAGATCCAGGAGTCTATGTTTGAAGCTTTACAATCTTATCTCCCTGCAGATCTTTCTTATGATGAGTTTACCGCAGGTGGTGCCGGACAGGATATCGGAATTATGTCATCTATGAAAGTAGGTCCAACTATTGCTGATGATATTAAAAATGATTCCTTCTGGGCGATATTAGGATCTCTCATAGTTATCTTCCTATACATCTTATTACGATTTAGAAAATGGCAGTTTAGTATTGGTGCCGTTGCTGCAGTAGCTCACGATGTTATTATTGTATTGGGTATTTTCTCACTACTTTACAAAGTGATGCCATTTAGTATGGAAATTAACCAGGCTTTTATCGCCGCAATTCTTACGGTAATTGGTTACTCATTAAACGATACCGTGGTTGTATTTGATAGGATTAGGGAATTTGTAAACGAGCATACTACCTGGCCATTAGGCAGAACGGTAAATAGCGCTTTAGATAGTACTATTAGCCGTACGTTGAATACCTCGCTTACTACTTTGATCGTTTTACTTGCCATCTTTATTTTTGGTGGAGAAAGCATTAGAGGTTTTATGTTTGCCTTGATCATTGGTGTGATTGTAGGTACTTATTCGTCCTTGTTTATCGCGACTCCCGTTATGTTTGACAGTGTGACCGATAAATCTAAGATCGAAAAGAAAAAGAAACTTGAAGAAGATTCTGAAGCAACTACTGCTTAA
- a CDS encoding type II toxin-antitoxin system ParD family antitoxin, protein MPRQSISFTKPNDEWLKSQIESLEYSSKSELINDLIRQARNQQVQIDWIKSKLEKAEESGFTNDSKEQILAQSKSLRNE, encoded by the coding sequence ATGCCCAGACAAAGTATTTCATTTACAAAACCAAATGACGAGTGGCTGAAATCTCAAATTGAGAGCCTAGAATATTCAAGTAAAAGTGAATTGATTAATGACCTAATAAGACAGGCCAGGAATCAGCAGGTTCAAATTGATTGGATAAAAAGTAAATTAGAAAAAGCAGAAGAAAGCGGATTTACAAATGATAGTAAGGAACAGATTTTAGCACAATCCAAGTCTTTACGTAATGAGTAA
- a CDS encoding DUF2911 domain-containing protein, with the protein MKRILLTTLCLIGFLGFQDVLAQETEKTNGPNFPKLDASPLDMIVHRDQSDEVVMRVIYSRPQTRDREIFGKLVPYGEVWRTGANEATEITLYKDMKIGNEVVKAGTYTIFTIPDEKEWTIILNKSIHTWGAYEYTDKEDYVRITVPVRNSSSKIENFSMSIEQEEDQAGANLLMGWADKYVKVPFSPAG; encoded by the coding sequence ATGAAAAGAATACTTTTAACTACACTATGTTTAATAGGATTTCTTGGATTCCAGGACGTACTGGCCCAAGAAACAGAAAAAACAAACGGTCCCAACTTTCCAAAATTAGATGCAAGTCCGCTGGATATGATTGTCCACCGAGATCAATCTGATGAAGTTGTTATGCGAGTAATTTATAGTAGACCTCAAACCAGGGATCGGGAAATTTTTGGAAAACTTGTTCCTTATGGAGAAGTATGGAGAACAGGAGCGAATGAAGCTACTGAAATAACACTATACAAGGATATGAAAATTGGTAATGAAGTTGTAAAAGCAGGTACTTACACAATTTTCACTATTCCAGATGAAAAAGAATGGACTATTATTTTAAATAAATCAATACATACCTGGGGAGCTTATGAGTATACAGATAAAGAAGACTACGTAAGGATTACAGTTCCGGTTAGAAATTCAAGCAGTAAAATTGAGAATTTCTCTATGTCTATTGAACAGGAGGAAGATCAAGCCGGTGCCAATTTATTAATGGGATGGGCTGATAAATATGTAAAAGTACCTTTCTCGCCTGCAGGATAA